The following proteins come from a genomic window of Aequorivita marisscotiae:
- a CDS encoding MvaI/BcnI restriction endonuclease family protein, producing the protein MRKLTDDEQEKIKLLTKNQVSLTLIEPTETGLKKSIMDATGSVRSYLKSENIHDYELQNQGTESKVMIPAIIHTGFKIIKSKASLYRPSTKKGDPRIWFYGLTKVADPNDIIGITFYNDNFQVFNLTKLNIKELIYSSILNPFQELINAINTTENEVAFELLAMLRKIANAGPIPSMVDADTSVGRTLETALGIDINSSKQPDYKGIELKSFRNSRTNRKNLFAQVPDWKLSKFKSSAEILDNFGYERDDDFKLYCTVSAITRNSQGLNLRIDSEIKQLIENSDKPEVGDFVVWTLDKLHNRLKSKHKETFWVEAESIRIDEREHFQYKLVEHTKKPITSQFDLLIEQGIITLDHLIKRNSKGKVVEKGPLFKIRPKGIELLFPPSESYNLMT; encoded by the coding sequence GTGAGAAAACTTACAGACGACGAACAAGAAAAAATAAAATTACTGACCAAAAACCAAGTTTCTCTTACTTTAATTGAGCCAACCGAAACCGGATTAAAAAAATCCATTATGGATGCGACTGGTTCTGTTCGTAGTTATTTAAAAAGTGAGAACATTCACGATTATGAATTGCAGAATCAAGGTACAGAGAGCAAAGTAATGATTCCAGCAATTATTCATACTGGTTTTAAGATTATAAAATCAAAAGCATCTCTATATCGTCCTTCAACTAAAAAAGGAGACCCAAGAATTTGGTTTTATGGTTTAACAAAAGTAGCTGACCCTAACGATATTATTGGAATTACTTTTTACAACGATAATTTTCAAGTTTTTAACTTGACAAAATTAAATATCAAGGAATTAATTTATTCTTCAATTCTGAATCCATTTCAAGAGTTAATTAATGCAATTAACACAACTGAGAACGAAGTCGCTTTTGAGCTTTTGGCTATGTTAAGAAAAATAGCAAATGCTGGCCCAATTCCTTCAATGGTTGACGCTGACACTTCTGTAGGTAGGACACTTGAGACAGCACTCGGAATTGACATTAACTCTTCAAAACAACCAGATTATAAAGGAATTGAACTTAAATCGTTTAGAAACAGCAGAACGAATCGAAAAAATCTATTCGCACAAGTTCCAGATTGGAAATTAAGTAAGTTTAAAAGTTCAGCTGAAATTCTTGACAATTTTGGATATGAACGTGATGATGATTTTAAACTTTATTGCACAGTTTCAGCAATTACAAGAAACTCGCAAGGTTTGAATTTAAGAATTGATAGCGAAATAAAACAACTAATTGAAAACTCTGATAAGCCAGAGGTTGGAGATTTTGTAGTGTGGACATTAGACAAACTTCATAACCGATTAAAATCAAAACATAAAGAAACATTTTGGGTAGAAGCTGAAAGTATAAGGATTGATGAACGTGAACATTTTCAATATAAGCTGGTAGAACACACAAAAAAGCCAATTACCTCACAATTTGACTTACTAATTGAACAAGGTATCATAACTCTTGACCATTTAATTAAGCGAAACTCAAAAGGGAAAGTGGTTGAAAAAGGTCCGTTATTTAAAATCAGACCTAAAGGAATTGAATTACTGTTCCCGCCAAGTGAAAGTTATAATTTAATGACATAG